One Qiania dongpingensis genomic window carries:
- a CDS encoding response regulator transcription factor, with product MKRVLLADDESAPSEIIRYFIRKNNLPLEVVGETKDGDATVKAIYRLRPDIVFLDIEMPGMNGLQVMEKVNREYSGNVNFIVITAFDSFAYVQQALRMNAKDFLLKPVMYEQFCETMKRVVGYKYSDNPSFNQLLEFIDVHYAEDIRLADCAKALSMSESNVARFFKKYLDTNFTAYYNEVRMRKAREFLEQGYSIKEAADMAGYNNLNYFYRIFKNQYDMTPKEYIEHGL from the coding sequence ATGAAACGGGTTTTACTGGCTGATGATGAAAGTGCTCCCAGCGAGATCATCCGGTATTTTATCCGGAAGAACAACCTGCCTTTGGAGGTGGTCGGCGAGACGAAGGATGGAGATGCGACGGTCAAAGCTATATACCGGCTTCGGCCGGACATCGTGTTTTTGGATATTGAGATGCCAGGCATGAATGGCCTACAGGTTATGGAGAAGGTAAACCGGGAATACTCTGGGAACGTGAACTTTATTGTCATCACGGCTTTTGATTCCTTTGCCTATGTCCAGCAGGCATTGAGGATGAACGCAAAGGATTTTCTGCTTAAACCGGTCATGTACGAGCAGTTCTGCGAAACCATGAAACGCGTGGTCGGATATAAATATTCCGACAATCCTTCTTTTAATCAGTTGCTGGAGTTCATAGATGTTCATTACGCGGAGGATATCCGTCTGGCTGACTGTGCGAAGGCGCTGTCCATGAGCGAAAGTAATGTGGCGCGTTTTTTTAAGAAATATTTGGACACTAATTTTACAGCTTATTACAACGAGGTGAGGATGAGAAAGGCCAGAGAATTTCTGGAGCAGGGATATTCCATCAAAGAGGCGGCTGATATGGCGGGTTACAACAATCTGAACTATTTTTACCGAATATTTAAAAATCAATATGATATGACGCCGAAGGAGTATATAGAACACGGCCTTTAG
- the sigE gene encoding RNA polymerase sporulation sigma factor SigE, translating into MVIKVSVPSRFQLKIISSMRSLLFSKKNEVHYIGGSDVLPAPLSPESEAMMIARLGTEEEKEAKAALIEHNLRLVVYIAKKFDNTGVGVEDLISIGTIGLIKAINTFNRGKNIKLATYASRCIENEILMYLRRNSKTRLEISIDEPLNVDWDGNELLLSDILGTEEDVISKGIEDEVEKSLLNLAIEKLNERERKIVSLRFGLNTVDGNEMTQKEVADLLGISQSYISRLEKKIIHQLKKEIVRFE; encoded by the coding sequence ATGGTCATCAAAGTATCGGTTCCCAGCAGGTTTCAACTGAAAATCATCTCCAGCATGAGGAGCCTTTTATTTTCGAAAAAGAACGAGGTTCACTACATAGGGGGAAGCGATGTGCTTCCGGCCCCGCTTTCACCGGAATCGGAAGCAATGATGATCGCGAGGCTGGGGACAGAGGAGGAGAAGGAAGCGAAAGCAGCCCTGATAGAGCACAATTTGAGGCTGGTTGTCTATATTGCAAAAAAATTTGACAATACCGGTGTCGGAGTCGAGGATTTAATATCCATAGGGACCATTGGCCTCATTAAAGCCATCAATACGTTCAACCGAGGCAAGAACATTAAGCTGGCGACCTATGCCTCCAGATGTATCGAAAATGAGATTCTGATGTACCTGCGGAGAAACAGTAAGACCAGACTGGAAATTTCCATTGACGAACCTCTGAATGTAGACTGGGACGGCAACGAATTGCTTTTGTCTGATATCTTGGGAACAGAAGAGGACGTAATCTCAAAAGGGATTGAAGACGAGGTGGAGAAATCACTTTTGAACCTGGCCATAGAAAAGCTCAATGAAAGAGAGCGAAAGATTGTCTCTCTCCGATTCGGGCTCAACACGGTCGATGGAAATGAGATGACTCAGAAAGAAGTGGCCGACCTGCTGGGCATATCCCAATCCTATATTTCCCGGTTGGAAAAGAAGATTATCCACCAGTTAAAAAAAGAAATTGTACGATTTGAATAA